From the genome of Bradyrhizobium sp. ORS 278:
CGAAGGCTCGCTCGAAGATTTAGCTAAGATTTCTTGGGCTTCGGCGGGCCTTCGACCGGCGGCAGCGATTTCAGATAGATCGCCATCGCCTTGCGATCCTCCGGCGTCAGCTGCGAGGTGTTGCGGATGACGCGCGCCATCGAGCCGCCGGCGCTGTCGCCGTCCGGCAATTGCCCGGTCTCCAGGAAATAGCTGATGTCGCTCTCGCTCCAGTCCGCGAGGCCCTTCTGGGTGATGTTCGGAACGAAGCCGTGACCTTCCGGATCGGGACCGCCAGCGAGCCGCTGTGCCGTCTTGATGCCGCCTAGCAGGTTGCGCGGGCTGTGACACTCGGCGCAATGACCAAGCGTGTTGACCAGATAGGCGCCGCGATTCCACTCCGCCGAGCGCGAGGCGTCGGCGACGAACGGCTTGTCGTCGAAGAACAGCAGCTTCCAGACGCCGACGGTGCGACGGATGTTGAACGGGAAAGGCAGATCGTGCGGGCGCGAGGCGCCGCTCACCGGGGGCAGCGTCTTCATGTAGGCGAAGAGATCCCTGACGTCGTCGACCTTCGCGCCGGCATAGGACGTATAGGGAAACGCCGGATAATAATGGCCGCCGCCGGGCGACACGCCGCGCAGGACGGCATTGACGAAGTCGGCCTCGCTCCAGCGCCCGATGCCGTCGGTCGGATCGGGCGAGATGTTGGGCGCGTAGAAGGTGCCGAACGGCGATTCCAGCGGCAGACCGCCGCCGAGCTTCAAACGATCCGGCTGGTTCGGCACCTGATGGCACGACGCGCAGCCACCGATGTTGAAGATCTCCTGGCCGTTGGCCATATCGGGCGCCCGAGCCGCGGCCGCAAGCGCGATCGTCGAGGGTTGTGTCAACCACCAGAATACCGAGAGACCGGCGACGCCGAGCACACACAAAGCAAGCAGGAGGCGGCGTAGCATGGTGGCTCCGTCACTGCGGGAAGGATGAGATCGATCCGGAGACTCTCGGATGCGGCCGGGAGAATAAGACGCCTGCGCCGGACAAACAAACGGGGGCGAACGCGTGGCCGCGTCCGCCCCCTCAAACTTGCGTCAGATCAGCTGTTCTTGAGACGGAAGGTCTCGTGGCAGCCGCCGCATTCCTTGCCGATCCCCGGCGCGGTCGCCTTCAGGCTGTCGAGATCCTTGATCTTGGCCTTGGCCTCGGTGACGACCTTGGCGAAGCTGTCGATCTTGGCCTTGAAGCCGGCCTGGTCTTCCCAGATCTTCGGCGACGGGCCGTAGTCGCCCTCGAACTTCGCGCCCTTCAGGCTCGCCGGATACATCGTCGGCAGCTTCTTGGCGGTGTCCTCGAGCTGCGCCAGAGCGGCATTGACGGCGGCCTGGTCATACGGCTTCTCGCCCTTGACCATGGCGATCAGGACACCGCCGAGATTCTTGGCGTTCGCCTTCATGATGTCCTGGCTCTGCTTGACCAGATTGTCCTCTGCCATCACGGCGCCGGCCCCCAGCAGCAGCGCTGCTGCTGCCACCACGACAGTCCGCTTCATCAATTCGCTCCTTTGTTGTCACAATCCCGCCCAGCCCACCTGGACGGGTCGCGCCTGGTTGGTCAACCCCTCAGTCGGCGGGTTATTCCGCAATTGAGGCGGTTATCCGAGAGTGTTTGGGAAACAGTATTCAGAGACTGTGACGGCGGTGCTGCTCCCGGATCGCGATCCAGACCCGCTCGGGCGTCGCCGGCATGTCGATGTGGTCGATCTTGTACTCACGCCACAGCGCCTCGACGACGGCGTTGACCACCGCCGGACAGGAGCCGATCGCGCCCGCCTCGCCCGCGCCCTTGACGCCCATCGGATTGGTCTTGCAGGGCACGTTGTGGGTCTCGAAGGTGAAGGACGGCGCGTCCGCGGCGCGCGGCAGCGCGTAGTCCATGTAGCTGCCGGTGACAAGCTGCGCATCCGAGTTGCTGTAGACCACCTGCTCCATCAACGCCTGACCGATGCCCTGCACCGCGCCGCCATGCACCTGGCCGGCGAGCAGCAGCGGGTTCAGCGTCACGCCAAAATCGTCGACGATCACGTAGTTCACGATTCTGATAATGCCGGTGGCCGGATCGAGCTCGATCTCAGCGACATGCGTGCCGTTCGGATAGGTGCCGTCGGCGCTGGCGAAGGTGGCGCTGCCGTTGAGCTTGGCCGGATCGACGCCGGGCCGCTTGGCGAGATCGGCGAAGGTGATCGACCGGTCGGTGCCGGCGACGCGGATCACGCCGTCGGCGATCTCGAGGTCGCCCAAGCCCGCTTCGAGCGCTTCGGCCGCGATCTGCTTGAGCTTATCGCCGAGCTCATGGGTGGCGCGCTGCACGCTGACGCCGCCCGAGGGAATCGAAGCCGAGCCGCCGGTGCCGAGCCCCGTCGGAACCTGCGCGGTGTCGCCCTGGTGGATGTGCACGCGCTCCGGCGGCAGGCCGAACTGCTCGGCGACGATCTGGGCATAGGCCGTCTGATGACCCTGCCCGCTCGACTGCGTGCCGATCAGGATCGTCACATCGCCATTGGGATCGAGCTTCACATGGGCGGTCTCCTCGCCCATCGTGCCGCAGACCTCGACATAGCTGGCCAGCCCGATGCCGCGGACGAGGCCATTCTTCTTGGCGGCCTTGGCGCGCTTGGAAAAATCTTTCCACTCGGCGATCTCCATGGCGCGCTTGAGATGCGCGTTGAAGTCGCCGGAATCGTACACCTTGCCGGTCGCAGTCTTGTAAGGCAGCGCGCGCGGCGGGATGAAGTTCTTGCGCCGGATGGCATCGACCGACATGTCGAGCTTGCGCGCGCAGGCATCGACGAGACGCTCGACGACATAGGCGGCCTCCGGCCTGCCGGCGCCGCGATAGGCATCGACCGGCACGGTATGGGTGAAGATCGTGCGCACCCGGCAGTGGAATTTCTGGATGTCGTAGAGGCCCGGCAGCATGCCGGCGCCGCCATGCGGGATGTAGGGCGCAAACGTCGACAGATAGGCGCCCATGTCGCCCATCAGGTCGACGTCCATCGCGAGGAACTTGCCGTCCTCGGCGAGCGCCATCCTCGCTGTCGTGACGTTGTCGCGGCCCTGCGCGTCGCCCATGAAATGCTCGGAGCGGTCGGCGGCCCAGCGCACCGACTTGCGCAGCCGCTGCGCTGCCACGGCGACCAGCGCATATTCCCGGTACGGAAACAGCTTCGTGCCGAAGCCGCCGCCGACATCCGGGCAGATCACCCGCATCTTCTCGGTCGGGATCTTCAGCACGTTCTGGCAGAGGATGTCGCGCAGCCGGTGGCTGCCCTGGCTGCCGGCGGTGAGCGTCAGATGATCGCGCTTGGTGTCGTATTCGCAGACGGCGGCGCGCGTCTCCATGAAGCTCGCGACCACGCGCGGATTGACGATGCGGATCTCGGCGACCGCGTGAGCTTTCGCAAATGCCGCCTCGGTCGCGGCCTTGTCGCCGATCGAGACGTCGAACAGCACGTTGCCCTTGTGATCCGGCCAGACCTGCGGCGCGCCCGGCTTGATCGCATTCACGACGCCGGTGACCGCCGGCAAGGTCGTCCATTCGACCTTGATTGCCTCGAGCGCGTCGCGCGCGTGATCGAGCGTGTCGGCCACGACGAAGGCCACGGCGTCGCCGACATGGCGCACCTCGTCCTTGGCCAGGATCGGATAAGGCGGCGCGGTGAAGGGATCGGTCTCGAGGTTGAACAGGCACGGCAGGCCGCCGAGTTCCGCAGTGTCCTCGGCGGTGAGGATCAGCGCCACGCCCGGCAGCAGCCGCGCTGCGGACACGTCGATGGTGAACTTGGCATGGGCCTGCGGCGAGCGCAGCACGAGGGCATGCAGGGCGGCGGATGGCGCGAGATCGTCGGTATAGCGGCCCTTGCCGCGAATCAGCGCGTCATCCTCTTTCCGGAGAACGCTTTGTCCCATACCGAACTTGATTGGAGCTGCCATCTGGTTTCACGTCCCACTTCGTTTTGGCGATGTTGGCGCCATATTGCAGCGGAACGAGGCCTCGCGCAAACGGCAACTCCGCCGCAGGGGGACACGATCGGTCAACTCTCGTCGGGTCAACGCGCGGCCAGCGGGTCATATTATGTTGCGCCGCAATCATGCCGCTCCGGAGACGCATCGGCCCCGGAGCCACCCTTGTCCGCCATCAATGATGCGCGTGCCCCGCCTTGGCGCCGTCCGGCTGGCCATCGGGGGCCTGCGCGCCGACGCCGAGCACGTCGAGCAGCACGGCCATCTTGCCGGCGCGCTCGAATTGCAGCGTCACCGCGACCGACCTGCCCTCAACCAGCGGCGCCTTGAGGCCGGTCAGCATCAGGTGCGTGCCGCCGGAGGTCAGCGCGACCGTCTGTCCCGGTGGCAGCACAAGCCCCTGCTCGATCGGCCGCATCACCATGACGCCGTCGCGCGTCGACATCTCGTGGATCTCGACCGTATCGGCGATATCGGCGCTGGCCGCGATCAGACGGTCTGGCTCGCGGCCCGTATTGGTGAGCGTGATAAAGCCGGCGCCGACCTTGGCGCCGCCCGGCGTCGCGCGGCTCCAGCCCGAGGACACCATGATGTCGGCCTTGGCGACACCGCGTGGCGTCGGCTCTGCCGCCGTCAGCCGCAAGAGCGGCGCAGGATATTTCAGCGCATGCGGATCCTGGCCGGGCGCGGCGATCTCGACCCATTTTGCCGTGCCCTTCTCGCAATCCTGAATCGCCGGAATGGGAAGGACATCGCCGGACTTGAACGTATCTGCGACGAAGCCGGTGAAGGTGAACTCGTCGTAGAAGCCGTCCTCCAGCCGCCCGCTCCAGCTGATCTCCTTGACCCCTTCGCTGAGGTCGGCGCCATGCATGAAATGATAGGCCCGCGCATAGGCGCCCTTCTTCACCTCGATGGTCCAGCCCGGCTTCGGCATCGGCTTGATCGCAATCAGTCCCTCCGGAACCGGCACGGTCAGCCGCACCGTGGCGGATCCCTCGCAGCCATGCGGCACAGCGAGCACCGCTTTGAAGGTCTTGCCGATGCGCGCCTCGGGCTTGTCGAGAACGACATGCGCGCGCGCCGCGCCGCCGCTGAATGCGACCGACAGGGCGGCGAGAGCGAACAGGATGGATTTCACGACGGATGTCCTCTGGGTGTGGTGCAAACGAATGGTGCGACCGCGCATCATGCGCCTCCTCACAATTTGTAGCGCAGGCCGGCATAGACGCCGCGGCCGTTGCCGGGATTGAACAGGGTCGAAGTCGGCGTTGCGCGATCGATGATGCTGGTGGTCGCGATGTACGCCTTGTTGGCGAGGTTGCGGCCTTCGAGATAGGCCGAGAAGTTCTTGCCGTCGTCGTAGGTCGCCTTCATGCCCCACAGCAGGTAGGAATCCGTGCTGAGCGTATTGGCGCTGTCGACGAAATAAGCCTGCGGCACCCATTCGACGTTCGGCCCGAACGCGAAGCCGGCGGGATGCTTGTACAAAAGCTCCGCGCGCAGGAAATGCGGCGGCGCGCCCGGTAGCCGGTTGTTGCCCCAGGTCGCATCGTTGCTGTAGCGGAAGTCGCTGTAGGTGTAGGAGAGATCGAGCCAGACGCGGTCGGGCGTGTCGCTCTTGACGGCGAGCCCCTTGAGCAGGCTGAAGCCGAGGCCGGCCTCGACGCCCTGGTGCATGGTCTTGTCAGCGTTGGTGACGTTGCAATTGCCGAACGACGAGTAGAAGCACTGCAGTTCGTTGCGGATGTCGGCGTGATACAGCGCGAAGTCCCAAGTGACGTCCGGCCGCCGGCCGCGGGTGCCGATCTCCCAGGTCGTCGCCGTCTGCGCCTTGATCTTGTAGAATGGGATGGTCGGAAAGTTCGGGTTGAGAAAGGTCGGCGCCACGTTCTCGCCGAAGCTCGGCGCCTCGCCGCTGCGTGAGACGTTGGCGAACACCTGCCAGGCCGGATCGACGTCCCAGAGCACGCCGAGCTTCGGGCTGAACAGGTCGTAGGTGGCGGTCCCCGCCGCATCGCCGTTCAGCGTAAAATTGACCTGCTGGCTGCGCACCGCATGCAGGAACTGCGCGCCGGCGATCAGCGAGACGCTCCGCAGCGCATACCAGGCATTCTCGGCATACAGCGTATAGTTCTCCGGATTCTGCACCAGCGAGGACATCTGCATGCCCTTGTTGGCGCCGATATTGACGAACTGGTTGGCATCCGTCGTGCCGTTCTGGATGTTGAGCCCAACGGTGAAACGGTTGCGATGGCCGCCGATCTCGCGATCGTCGATGGCACGCACGAAGCCGCCGTAATCGTGATAGCGGTAGTCGAGCCACTGGAAGATCGGATGCATCAGATGCCGGTCGACCGCGAACACGCCGAACTCGACATCGGTGTTGTCGAGATGGAGGGTGGACTTGTTGGCGACGCGCACCGTGTCGATGTTGCGCTGCCAGTCGTTGAGCAAATTGTTGGCCGCGGCCGTCTGCGGCGAGGTCAGCGCGCTGGTCTTGCTGACCTCGCCGGGGATGCGCTGCCGCACCGAATTGGCGTTGAGATAAAAGCGGGTCTCGAAATCGGGCGAGACCTGATAGCCGACATTGGCGCTGCCGCGCTCGGACGTGCCCCAACTGTGGTCGCGATAGCCGTCGACGCGCGAGGCGGAGCCGGTCACGAAATAGTCGGCCGCGCCGGCGACGCCGCCGGACGAGGCCTGGCCGCGGAGGAAGCCGAACGCGCCGCCATCCAGCCGGCTCTCGAACGCGGAGGCGTCACGGCCGGTGGGCGTGACGAAGTTGACGGCGCCGCCGAGCGAGTTGGCACCGTAGCGCAGCGCATTGGCGCCCTTGTAGACCTCGACATAGCGATAGGCGGTCGGGTCGATCTCCTGGAAATCACCATAGCCGTCGGCGGTGTTGATCGGGATGCCGTCGAGATAGAGCTGGGTGCCGCGCAGATGGAAGTTGCGCGAAAGGCCGGAGCCGCGAATCGACAGCCGGGTGTCGTCGCCCCATTTTGGCTGCGCGAACACGCCGGGCACGTAGTCGAGCACGTCCTTGATGGTCTGCGCCGCGCCGGTCTTGAACGCGGTATCCGGCACGACGGCGACCGCGCCCGGCGTCTGCTGGATGCGCTGGGTCGCGGTTTGCGTGTTGGGGGCGGTCCGGCTCGGCGCCGGGCCAGCAGGAACGGCAGAAGCGGCGCGCGGCTCAGCCGCCGATCTGGCCGCGCGCGTCGGCGCTGCGGACTGATCATTGCCGGCGGGCCTGGCCGCGCGCGGCGCTGCGCGCTTGGCCGGGTCGACCGTCACCATCGGCAGATTGGTTAGCTCTCGGACTTGGGTGGAAGCTTGGGAGAAACAGGGAGATGACAACGTGACAAGGCACGTCGCCGCGCAAAGCGCGGTTACGGAGCGGGACATGATGAACCTCTGGACGAACGAAACCTGATGAGAAAGGTCGATCAGGCGTTCGCGGGAGGTCCTTGCGACAGGCGGGGTTCACGGAGGCGGGAATCGCGCGCGGCCCAGGCGGCGAAGCTTTCGAGCCGCAGTTCGCTGGCGCTGCGCACGAGCAGGACGACGGCCGGCGTCGGCACCGGCGCGGCATGGGCAGAGAAGGCACAGACCGCGCAGAAGTCCTTGTGCAGGACTGCCGGGTTCGGCGCGCTGGTGCCGTGGACGGTCCCATCAGCATCGGTGCAGATCACGCCGAGATCGTTTGCGGCAGCGGCCGCCATCTGCGCCGACATCGCGCCCGCGAGCACCATCTGCAACGCGATCAGATAGGCGGCCAGAATGCCGACCGCCCTCCTCGCCCAGTTTGCAGTTTGCCGCCGTCGCGTCACGAATGGTCTCCCCCCGCCGACCATATTCGCCGCGCTGCAGTGGCGCAAGGCGTAACAGGCGCGCGGACATGATCTCATCAGTTCGCGCGTCGTGCTTTGCAGCGCGCGGTCTCAGCGGCGAACGAGCGCCTTGAGCCAGCGCAGGCCGAACAGGCCGAGAATGGCGGCGGCATAGATCACGGCGCCGATCGCGATCAGCAGGACGAGCATGACCTCGTCCTGAGCACGGCCGACAGACGTCAAATGCGGCGAAACCAGGACGGCACTTAGCCACAACGCGACCGCAAGCAGCACGCCGGTCGCCGCGAACTTCAACAGTGATGATGCGAGACGGCGATCGACGACGAGATAGCGCTTATGCACGGCGAAGCCGAGCACCAGCAGCAGATTGATCCAGGCGCCCACGGCGGTCGCGAGCGCGAGGCCGACCTGCGCCAGCGAGCCCATCAGCAGCACCTTCAGCACGACGTTGACCGTCAGCCCCGTGAGCGACGCCTTCACGGGCGTTGCCGTATCCTTGCGCGCGTAGAAGGTCGAGACCGCGCTGCGGATCATCACGAACGGAATCAGGCCGACCGCATAGGCCGCGAGCGTCGCACCGGCCGCCGCCGCATCCCCCTTGGTGAACGCGCCGCGCGCGAACATCGCCCGCGTGATGACGTCGGGCACGGCGAGGAAGGCGGCGACGAACGGCACCGAGAACAACAGCGTGAACTCGAAGGCGCGGCGCTGCTGCGCCATGGCGCCGTCATGATCGCCCGCGGTCAGCCGCCGCGACATCTCCGGCAGCAGCACCGTGCCGATGGCGATGCCGATCACGCCGATCGGCAGCTGGTTGAGGCGGTCGGCATAATACAGCGCCGAGATCGCGCCGGCGGGCAGGAACGTCGCGATGATCGTGTCGGCGAACATCGCGACTTGCGTGCCCATCGAGCCGAGCGTGGCCGGCCCCAGCGCCTTGAAGAAGGCGCGGATGTCGTCGTCGAGCTTGAGCGGCGCAAACCGCGGCAGGCCGCCGTGACGCGCGAGATCGCCAGCCAAGAGGACGTATTGCAGGAAGCCGGAGATCAGCACGCCCCACGCCGCGGCATGGCCGGCATTTGGAAAGAACGCTGCGAGCGCCAGCGTCACCATCATCGCGAGATTGAGGAAGATCGACGCCGCCGCGGCGCTGGCGAAGCGCTGCATCACGTTGAGCATGCCGCCATACAGCGTCACCAAGGTGATCAGCAGCAGATATGGAAACGTGATCCGCGTCAGCGTGATCGCGAGTTCGCGCTGCGCCGGATCATCGGTGAAGCCCGGCGCCAGGATCGTCATCGCCTGCGGCATGAACACCCAGGCGAGGATCAGCAGCACGATTTGCGAGGCCAGGAGCAGCGTGAAGATCCGGTCGGCAAACAGGCTCGCCGAGGCCAGCCCCTTCTCGCCATGGACATGCGCATAGGCCGGAACAAACGCCGCGTTGAAGGCCCCCTCCGCGAAGATCGCCCGGAAATGATTCGGCAGCCTGAACGCAATGAAGAACGCGTCCGCAATCGGCCCGGCGCCGAGGATCGCCGCCAGCATGATGTCGCGGGCAAAACCGGTGAGGCGCGACAGCAGCGTATAGCCGCCAACGGTGAAGATACGTCCGAGCATGGGGGGCTTGTAGAGGATCGGGAGCGGAGTTTGAAGCGGGGAACGCGGATTTTGCCGATGCTTGCATCGCGGCGGCCACTGACAAGCGCAGCGGCAGACAATCGACATGCGCCACACATTCGCTGTCGTCCCGGACAAGCCTTCCGACGCGACGCGGCGGCGGGCGCCGATTCGGGACCCACGCCGTGCCTTCGATGAGGCGCGCGGAACGCGCCGCCTGCCTGTTACTGACATCACGCGGTATGGGTCCCGGCGTTCGCCGAGACGACACCAGTGGCGAGGTGAGAACTGCGCTCAGCCCGTGAAATTCCGATAAAAATAATATTCTTGCGTTTTTACGGAAATCATGCTTATCTCCCCGCTATCCCGCCTCATGCAGAAGGGGCGTAGCGCGCGATCGTCACGACACGCGAGGCGGGGATGCGATGGCCGTGGGAGCTCGCAGCATGTCCTTTTGGGCGTGCGGACGAACGGGCGCCTGCGGACGGTCAAGTCGCGTGGTCCTGGCCTCCCGAAGCTGAGGTCAAGTTCGCGCCGCTGCAGATGCACGGCGTGGACGACGGTGGCCAACGAGCCGGCGCACCGGGGAGATCGCGAAGCAGCCGTGAGCCCGTCGCGCAGGGAATGCCGGATGGTCGGCTGCACCTGTGGTACCTGCCGCCTGCATTTTTTTCGCAGGCGGGCCATGGGTGAGGCCTTCACCCGGCATTCCCTGCGCCCTCTGCATGTTTGCGAGGGGCGAACTGATCGCAAGCCTCGGGCATGATGTGCCGCGAGAGTGCGCCCCTGTGTCGATCGCTGTCTGAGATGTAAATCGGAATCGAGTCACGCGGCCGTAGGGTGGGCAAAGCAGCCGCCCGCAGGGCGGTCGCGTGCCCACCGCGCATCGGCATCGGTGGTGGGGAATGGTGGGCACGGCGCGCGATGGAGCTGAGCAAACAACTCACAGCTCGGCGCGCCTTTGCCCACCCTACGGATCGTGTTGTTTGTCACGTGGATCGCCCCACCCACCGCCGTCATCCCGGACAAGCCTGCCGACGCGAACCGGCGGCGGGCGCTGATCCGGGATTCATACGCCGTGGCGGACGTGGTGGGCAAAGGGCCAATGACCAGCGTGGCCCAAACTACTTCCTGGGGGTATGGGTCCCGGCGTTCGCCGGGACGACATTGGTGTGTGGGGCTCCCGGTGGGGGCAGATCAGTTCAGCACGCGCGGCTCGCCGCGACGCGGCGAGCCGAATGGCCTGACGATCCGCAGAGCCTCAGGCCAGCGCGCCGCGCACGACGTCGATGATGCGGGCCTGCGTGGCTTCGTCAAGATAAGCGTGCATCGGCAGGCTGATGACATCAGCGGAGAGTTGCTCGCTGACCGGCAGGCCGCCGTCGGCGCTCGGGAAGATGCGATACGCGGTCTGCTGGTGCATCGACTTCGGGTAATACACCATGGTCGGGATGCCCTGCGCCTTCAGCGCGGCAGCAAACGTGTCGCGGTCGACGCCCTTGGGCAGCCGGATGGTGTATTGCGCCCACACCGAGGTGCAGCCCTCGACCAGGCGCGGCACCTTCACGACGTCGGCCAGCGCCGCGGTGTAGCGCGCGGCGACCGCATTGCGCGCTGTGATCTCGTCCTCGAAGATCCGGAGCTTCTCGATCAGCACCGCCGCCTGGATGGTGTCGAGACGCGCGGTGAGGCCGAGGCGGACGTTGTCGTATTTGTCGCTGCCGCCGCCATGGGCGCGCACGCTGCGCAGGCGCTCCAGCAGGCCGGCATCGTCGGTGAGGA
Proteins encoded in this window:
- a CDS encoding cytochrome c, producing the protein MLRRLLLALCVLGVAGLSVFWWLTQPSTIALAAAARAPDMANGQEIFNIGGCASCHQVPNQPDRLKLGGGLPLESPFGTFYAPNISPDPTDGIGRWSEADFVNAVLRGVSPGGGHYYPAFPYTSYAGAKVDDVRDLFAYMKTLPPVSGASRPHDLPFPFNIRRTVGVWKLLFFDDKPFVADASRSAEWNRGAYLVNTLGHCAECHSPRNLLGGIKTAQRLAGGPDPEGHGFVPNITQKGLADWSESDISYFLETGQLPDGDSAGGSMARVIRNTSQLTPEDRKAMAIYLKSLPPVEGPPKPKKS
- a CDS encoding cytochrome c, which translates into the protein MKRTVVVAAAALLLGAGAVMAEDNLVKQSQDIMKANAKNLGGVLIAMVKGEKPYDQAAVNAALAQLEDTAKKLPTMYPASLKGAKFEGDYGPSPKIWEDQAGFKAKIDSFAKVVTEAKAKIKDLDSLKATAPGIGKECGGCHETFRLKNS
- a CDS encoding xanthine dehydrogenase family protein molybdopterin-binding subunit yields the protein MAAPIKFGMGQSVLRKEDDALIRGKGRYTDDLAPSAALHALVLRSPQAHAKFTIDVSAARLLPGVALILTAEDTAELGGLPCLFNLETDPFTAPPYPILAKDEVRHVGDAVAFVVADTLDHARDALEAIKVEWTTLPAVTGVVNAIKPGAPQVWPDHKGNVLFDVSIGDKAATEAAFAKAHAVAEIRIVNPRVVASFMETRAAVCEYDTKRDHLTLTAGSQGSHRLRDILCQNVLKIPTEKMRVICPDVGGGFGTKLFPYREYALVAVAAQRLRKSVRWAADRSEHFMGDAQGRDNVTTARMALAEDGKFLAMDVDLMGDMGAYLSTFAPYIPHGGAGMLPGLYDIQKFHCRVRTIFTHTVPVDAYRGAGRPEAAYVVERLVDACARKLDMSVDAIRRKNFIPPRALPYKTATGKVYDSGDFNAHLKRAMEIAEWKDFSKRAKAAKKNGLVRGIGLASYVEVCGTMGEETAHVKLDPNGDVTILIGTQSSGQGHQTAYAQIVAEQFGLPPERVHIHQGDTAQVPTGLGTGGSASIPSGGVSVQRATHELGDKLKQIAAEALEAGLGDLEIADGVIRVAGTDRSITFADLAKRPGVDPAKLNGSATFASADGTYPNGTHVAEIELDPATGIIRIVNYVIVDDFGVTLNPLLLAGQVHGGAVQGIGQALMEQVVYSNSDAQLVTGSYMDYALPRAADAPSFTFETHNVPCKTNPMGVKGAGEAGAIGSCPAVVNAVVEALWREYKIDHIDMPATPERVWIAIREQHRRHSL
- a CDS encoding DUF1775 domain-containing protein, with product MKSILFALAALSVAFSGGAARAHVVLDKPEARIGKTFKAVLAVPHGCEGSATVRLTVPVPEGLIAIKPMPKPGWTIEVKKGAYARAYHFMHGADLSEGVKEISWSGRLEDGFYDEFTFTGFVADTFKSGDVLPIPAIQDCEKGTAKWVEIAAPGQDPHALKYPAPLLRLTAAEPTPRGVAKADIMVSSGWSRATPGGAKVGAGFITLTNTGREPDRLIAASADIADTVEIHEMSTRDGVMVMRPIEQGLVLPPGQTVALTSGGTHLMLTGLKAPLVEGRSVAVTLQFERAGKMAVLLDVLGVGAQAPDGQPDGAKAGHAHH
- a CDS encoding TonB-dependent receptor, producing the protein MSRSVTALCAATCLVTLSSPCFSQASTQVRELTNLPMVTVDPAKRAAPRAARPAGNDQSAAPTRAARSAAEPRAASAVPAGPAPSRTAPNTQTATQRIQQTPGAVAVVPDTAFKTGAAQTIKDVLDYVPGVFAQPKWGDDTRLSIRGSGLSRNFHLRGTQLYLDGIPINTADGYGDFQEIDPTAYRYVEVYKGANALRYGANSLGGAVNFVTPTGRDASAFESRLDGGAFGFLRGQASSGGVAGAADYFVTGSASRVDGYRDHSWGTSERGSANVGYQVSPDFETRFYLNANSVRQRIPGEVSKTSALTSPQTAAANNLLNDWQRNIDTVRVANKSTLHLDNTDVEFGVFAVDRHLMHPIFQWLDYRYHDYGGFVRAIDDREIGGHRNRFTVGLNIQNGTTDANQFVNIGANKGMQMSSLVQNPENYTLYAENAWYALRSVSLIAGAQFLHAVRSQQVNFTLNGDAAGTATYDLFSPKLGVLWDVDPAWQVFANVSRSGEAPSFGENVAPTFLNPNFPTIPFYKIKAQTATTWEIGTRGRRPDVTWDFALYHADIRNELQCFYSSFGNCNVTNADKTMHQGVEAGLGFSLLKGLAVKSDTPDRVWLDLSYTYSDFRYSNDATWGNNRLPGAPPHFLRAELLYKHPAGFAFGPNVEWVPQAYFVDSANTLSTDSYLLWGMKATYDDGKNFSAYLEGRNLANKAYIATTSIIDRATPTSTLFNPGNGRGVYAGLRYKL
- a CDS encoding DUF2946 family protein, which produces MTRRRQTANWARRAVGILAAYLIALQMVLAGAMSAQMAAAAANDLGVICTDADGTVHGTSAPNPAVLHKDFCAVCAFSAHAAPVPTPAVVLLVRSASELRLESFAAWAARDSRLREPRLSQGPPANA
- the murJ gene encoding murein biosynthesis integral membrane protein MurJ, translating into MLGRIFTVGGYTLLSRLTGFARDIMLAAILGAGPIADAFFIAFRLPNHFRAIFAEGAFNAAFVPAYAHVHGEKGLASASLFADRIFTLLLASQIVLLILAWVFMPQAMTILAPGFTDDPAQRELAITLTRITFPYLLLITLVTLYGGMLNVMQRFASAAAASIFLNLAMMVTLALAAFFPNAGHAAAWGVLISGFLQYVLLAGDLARHGGLPRFAPLKLDDDIRAFFKALGPATLGSMGTQVAMFADTIIATFLPAGAISALYYADRLNQLPIGVIGIAIGTVLLPEMSRRLTAGDHDGAMAQQRRAFEFTLLFSVPFVAAFLAVPDVITRAMFARGAFTKGDAAAAGATLAAYAVGLIPFVMIRSAVSTFYARKDTATPVKASLTGLTVNVVLKVLLMGSLAQVGLALATAVGAWINLLLVLGFAVHKRYLVVDRRLASSLLKFAATGVLLAVALWLSAVLVSPHLTSVGRAQDEVMLVLLIAIGAVIYAAAILGLFGLRWLKALVRR